The following are encoded in a window of Aerococcus sanguinicola genomic DNA:
- a CDS encoding glycosyltransferase family 8 protein encodes MNLLFAIDHRFVDQMLTTLTSVVENSKEAVEAVYILTKGALAGKEAIQSLTANFAIDLHLINMEEADFSQAPVSKRYPETIYYRLLAQDFLPDHLDRILYLDADILCINDLSELYHLDLADHLYAAASHSRLTRLSDDFNRLRLQREDGGSYYNSGVLLMNLPALRAQVRADDIYRYIASHYYQLFLPDQDVLNALYGHQVYALPDQIYNYDMRYQKTYELISAGAWDDQWVIAHTALLHFCGKRKPWEAHASDKFALLYQHYWQRMHRHLSQESL; translated from the coding sequence ATGAATTTATTATTTGCTATTGACCATCGCTTTGTCGATCAAATGTTGACCACCCTTACTTCGGTGGTAGAGAACAGCAAGGAAGCGGTCGAGGCCGTCTATATTTTGACCAAGGGAGCCTTAGCGGGGAAAGAAGCTATCCAAAGTCTGACGGCTAACTTTGCCATCGACCTCCACTTGATCAATATGGAGGAGGCCGACTTTAGCCAGGCCCCTGTTTCTAAACGCTATCCGGAAACTATTTACTACCGGCTTCTGGCCCAAGACTTCTTACCGGACCATTTAGATCGGATCCTCTACCTGGATGCGGATATCCTCTGCATCAATGACTTGTCAGAGCTCTACCACTTAGACCTAGCTGACCATTTATACGCAGCGGCCAGCCATTCCCGTCTCACCAGGCTCTCGGATGACTTTAACCGGCTTCGTTTACAGCGAGAGGATGGGGGCTCTTACTACAATTCAGGGGTGCTCTTGATGAATTTGCCGGCACTCCGAGCCCAGGTGCGTGCGGATGACATTTACCGCTACATTGCTTCCCATTACTACCAGCTCTTTTTACCGGACCAGGATGTCCTCAATGCCCTCTATGGCCACCAGGTCTATGCCTTGCCCGACCAAATTTATAATTACGACATGCGCTATCAGAAGACCTATGAACTGATTTCAGCGGGGGCATGGGATGACCAGTGGGTGATTGCCCATACGGCTCTCTTGCATTTCTGTGGCAAGCGCAAGCCCTGGGAGGCCCATGCAAGCGATAAATTTGCTCTTCTCTACCAGCACTATTGGCAGCGGATGCACCGCCACTTAAGCCAAGAAAGCTTGTAA
- a CDS encoding chorismate mutase: MSLDQERKKINQIDQQIVALYEDRLKVSEEIARLKAAQGAAIFVADREQAVIDNVQKGLKNPANADSVQKLYQEIMRLSRERQQEILANDQTNPEH; this comes from the coding sequence ATGTCCCTAGATCAAGAAAGAAAGAAAATTAACCAGATTGACCAGCAAATTGTTGCCCTCTATGAAGACCGGCTTAAAGTCAGTGAAGAAATTGCCCGACTCAAAGCCGCTCAAGGGGCGGCTATCTTCGTGGCTGACCGAGAACAGGCCGTGATCGACAATGTTCAAAAAGGCTTAAAGAATCCAGCCAATGCTGATAGTGTCCAAAAACTCTACCAGGAAATCATGCGCCTATCCCGCGAACGCCAGCAAGAAATTCTTGCCAACGACCAAACTAATCCAGAGCACTAA
- a CDS encoding FxLYD domain-containing protein produces the protein MRKFLSIIGLALFIFLGGCSQVQKTDDAFFADLASTWQDRTETMKKVEKENDITKSFKAIFETELKGLEKYENADFEDPELGQTVQNYLKEVRACLEALDTDQLGYDDLENYLNHYDKRVGYLKELSKDKRYVLPEGSEDDLALDREQIKKDKAKAEERTDILKKFQEDLNKLSFQGSKDANGQTNISGQLSNTTGADLANFTITIKFLDKDGNEVDKQSEKIDVLKNGETKDLTYSTDKDFASVAPDLNLDNLEINKP, from the coding sequence ATGCGTAAATTCTTATCCATCATCGGCTTGGCCTTGTTTATTTTCTTAGGCGGCTGTTCCCAAGTCCAAAAGACGGACGACGCCTTCTTCGCCGACCTGGCCTCAACCTGGCAGGATCGGACGGAAACTATGAAGAAAGTGGAAAAGGAAAATGATATCACCAAGTCCTTCAAGGCAATCTTTGAAACGGAGTTAAAGGGACTAGAGAAGTATGAAAATGCTGATTTCGAAGATCCTGAACTCGGTCAAACGGTTCAAAATTACCTCAAAGAAGTTAGAGCCTGTCTTGAAGCCCTAGACACGGACCAATTGGGCTATGACGACCTTGAAAACTATCTTAACCACTATGACAAGCGGGTGGGCTATCTCAAGGAGCTCTCCAAAGACAAGCGTTATGTCCTACCTGAGGGGTCGGAAGATGACCTGGCCTTAGACCGTGAACAGATTAAAAAAGACAAGGCTAAGGCTGAGGAGCGAACCGATATCCTGAAGAAATTCCAAGAAGACCTCAATAAACTGAGCTTCCAAGGTAGCAAGGATGCTAATGGCCAAACCAATATCAGCGGTCAATTATCCAATACTACAGGAGCGGACTTAGCCAACTTCACCATCACCATCAAGTTCCTCGATAAGGATGGCAATGAAGTAGACAAGCAAAGCGAAAAAATTGACGTCCTGAAAAATGGCGAAACGAAAGATCTGACATATTCCACTGACAAAGACTTTGCCAGTGTTGCTCCAGACCTTAACTTAGATAATCTGGAAATTAATAAGCCCTAG
- a CDS encoding NAD-dependent protein deacylase, producing the protein MEKIDQLQALIDKSQHLVFFGGAGVSTESGIPDFRSSEGLYSKDQGAQIPAEEVISHHYFMAHPEEFFAFYFEHLVFPEAEPNPAHRYLADLEARGKEVTVITQNIDGLHQKAGSQRVFELHGSVWRNYCMDYGQAYAYEDLRQDRDGIPRCEKDQGIVRPDIVLYEEGLDASVLQAAVQALQEADLLIIAGTSLVVYPAAGLINYYGGKDLVLINKSPLQVAQKQSLIVFQDRVGRVFSALD; encoded by the coding sequence ATGGAAAAAATAGATCAATTGCAAGCATTAATTGACAAGAGTCAACATCTGGTCTTTTTCGGTGGGGCAGGGGTGTCAACTGAAAGTGGTATCCCTGATTTTCGCTCCTCTGAAGGGCTCTACAGCAAGGACCAAGGGGCACAGATTCCGGCCGAAGAGGTGATTTCCCACCATTACTTTATGGCCCATCCAGAAGAATTTTTTGCTTTTTATTTCGAACACTTGGTCTTCCCTGAGGCTGAGCCCAATCCGGCCCACCGCTATCTGGCGGACTTGGAGGCTCGAGGGAAGGAAGTGACGGTCATCACTCAAAACATTGATGGTCTCCACCAGAAGGCTGGTAGCCAGCGGGTGTTTGAATTACATGGGTCCGTTTGGCGCAATTACTGTATGGACTATGGCCAGGCTTATGCCTATGAAGACTTGCGTCAGGACCGAGACGGGATTCCTCGCTGCGAAAAAGACCAGGGCATCGTGCGGCCAGATATCGTGCTCTATGAAGAGGGTTTAGATGCCTCTGTCCTTCAAGCCGCTGTCCAGGCCTTGCAAGAGGCGGATTTGCTGATTATTGCTGGGACTTCCCTGGTCGTTTATCCGGCAGCGGGCTTGATTAATTATTACGGCGGCAAAGACCTGGTCTTAATTAACAAAAGCCCCCTCCAAGTGGCTCAGAAGCAATCACTCATTGTCTTTCAAGACCGGGTGGGCCGAGTCTTTAGTGCTCTGGATTAG